AAGGATCATCGTTTTCGGGAGTTAGTAAAGAATGGGAATCGAAAATTGAAACGGGTGAAGGATGGTCGTATGGTGCCGAGTTTCTGTTGGAAAAAAATATTGGAAAAACTACGGGTTGGATTGGGTACACACTTTCGTGGGCCAACCGGAAATTTGAAAATCTGAACTTTGGAGAAACCTTTCCGGCCAAGTACGACCGCCGACACGATCTCAGCCTGGCTTTAACACATAAATTCAGCGATAAATTCGATATCGGTTTAACCTGGGTGTATGGAACCGGAAATGCAGTAACACTTGGTGTGCAAAAATATCCATCGATGCTTCCTAAGCAATCCTATTATTTTGGCTCTTCCGGCGAATCGGCAATTACTTATTACGATGGTCGCAACGGCTACCGAATGCCATCTTATCATCGAATGGATATTAGTATGAATTTTCATAAACAGAAAAAACGGGGTGTTCGCACCTGGTCGCTTGGATTGTACAATGCTTACAGCCGGCAAAATCCTTTTTACTTGTATTGGGGGCACCAGGGAACTAGTGGCTACAACCAACAAGGTTATTATTTCGAAAACTCAAAACCGGCACTAAAGCAAGTTAGTCTTTTCCCGGTTTTGCCATCAGTTAGTTACACCTTTAAATTTTAAACCATGCAAACTCTACTAAAAAAAGTAACAACCATAATACTCATTGCCACATTGTTCTGTGCTTGCGAAAAAACAATCGATTTTGATAGCAATGTTGTGAAATCAAAAATTGTTGTGAATGGCATATTGAGGCCAGGCCTGAAAATACAAGCACAAATTGTTGGCAGTAGAAGCCAGCTATCGCCCGAAAACTTCTTTGAGTCGTTACCTGAAGCTCAAGCAGATTTATATGTAGATGGAACCTTTGTTGAAACGCTGACTTACGTCGGTAAGCTTGATACTTTTATAGAACATCTCGACTACGATGTTATTAATAAAACACCTTACAATAATGGTGTTTATACCGGCCAAACAATAGCGCAGATTGGAAAAACGTATCGTTTAGAGATTTCGGCAAAGGGATACGATGCCGTAAGTTGTAAAACAACCGTACCTTTTCCTGTAAAAATTATGGATGCAGATACTTCAATACACGAAAAAAAAGAAGATGATTACACAATGAGTACACAGATTAAAGTTGCAATTACTTTTAATGATCCGCCCAACATCAATAATTATTTTCGTATTCAAAAAGCAAGTTTTGCAGGAAATGTATATGCCTATTCGTATGGGCAGGATTCAATTATTTATTCAGATACTATACTTACTCAATATGTACAAAACGAATGGGTTGATATTTCAGATCCTGTTTTTAATGAGAGCGATAATGAAGCCAATGAAATTGTGATGGGAGCACCCCTGAATAACTATGCTATTTTTACAGATGAAATGTTCAGAAACAATCAGTATACTTTAACACTCAGTGAGTATTCCTATCAATATTTAGATTTAAAATATCAGGACAATTTTAGGATAAATACAATTGTTTTGTGCACCTTAAGTGAGGAGTATTATAACTATTTAAATACTGCAAATTATCACCATTGGTTTGAGGATGATTATTTTTCGGAGCCTGTTCCAGTCTATTCAAATGTTATTGGAGGAATGGGAATCTGGTGTGCCGAAAGTTTTGATGAATATGAATACAAAACCGGAGAATATCCGCTGGCAGGAAAAACCTACATCGACTATTCTGATTTTAGAAATAATAATGATGGGAATTATGGTTACGGATATGGTTACGGATCTTCACCCTATGGCTATTAATCTTCCTTTTCTGTTGAGATTTTTAAGGGCAAATACAGCGGACAAAATTTAAATAATCCGGTTGCCAGCGGAACAATTCCAACCAAGCCCCACCAACTA
The sequence above is a segment of the uncultured Draconibacterium sp. genome. Coding sequences within it:
- a CDS encoding DUF4249 domain-containing protein, producing the protein MQTLLKKVTTIILIATLFCACEKTIDFDSNVVKSKIVVNGILRPGLKIQAQIVGSRSQLSPENFFESLPEAQADLYVDGTFVETLTYVGKLDTFIEHLDYDVINKTPYNNGVYTGQTIAQIGKTYRLEISAKGYDAVSCKTTVPFPVKIMDADTSIHEKKEDDYTMSTQIKVAITFNDPPNINNYFRIQKASFAGNVYAYSYGQDSIIYSDTILTQYVQNEWVDISDPVFNESDNEANEIVMGAPLNNYAIFTDEMFRNNQYTLTLSEYSYQYLDLKYQDNFRINTIVLCTLSEEYYNYLNTANYHHWFEDDYFSEPVPVYSNVIGGMGIWCAESFDEYEYKTGEYPLAGKTYIDYSDFRNNNDGNYGYGYGYGSSPYGY
- a CDS encoding DUF2892 domain-containing protein; this encodes MKCNVGSVDRLVRIVIGLLIAIVGVVFDSWWGLVGIVPLATGLFKFCPLYLPLKISTEKED